The Fulvia fulva chromosome 6, complete sequence genome includes a window with the following:
- a CDS encoding Wortmanamides biosynthesis cluster protein C, whose translation MYRRGFREDHDDNIPLNEQPVSPTAVHFGAGDIGWTAFGPAVGLSVLATVIVTLRWYTRARLVRIIGLDDWVILISLLFCWVITASIGAAIFAGIGEYRTKPGVVDTILIVKLIVVVNTVWATTVNITKASILIQYLRVFNGCIIRACCWTLMAALLPATCWAVFGGIFLCTPTAKLWNVTLPGHCRNAQVYWASVAGVNIGLDFLTLILPIPVIGSLHLPRKQKILTMLVFVLGFIVCAVSCVRLGTVIVTAEMGDPVMSGIWAITWSAVEANVGVICASLLALKAFIIKLFPKLMEEPQLPRHQMRLPEVASASAEPIWNAGDSDVPTLGGSDRSLAASWPPTPSSRFSAAHLVYKMRVESVPEHQQVETTANEVLVREDTVGFAEFLRHDSRATDRDG comes from the exons ATGTACAGGAGAGGTTTTAGAGAGGACCACGATGACAATATACCACTCAATGAGCAGCCTGTATCTCCTACTGCGGTGCACTTTGGGGCCGGTGATATTGGATGGACGGCCTTTGGTCCTGCAGTCGGACTTTCTGTTCTCGCTACTGTTATTGTGACTTTGCGATGGTATACGCGAGCGAGACTTGTGAGGATTATTGGATTGGACGATTGGGTGATCTTGATATCTCTG CTCTTTTGCTGGGTCATAACCGCCTCGATCGGCGCCGCAATCTTCGCAGGCATCGGCGAGTATCGCACAAAACCTGGCGTCGTTGACACGATACTCATCGTCAAACTCATCGTCGTCGTCAATACAGTCTGGGCCACCACTGTCAACATTACCAAGGCTTCGATCCTGATCCAGTACCTCCGCGTCTTCAACGGTTGCATCATTCGAGCTTGCTGCTGGACTCTCATGGCAGCTCTACTTCCTGCTACATGTTGGGCTGTCTTTGGCGGGATCTTCCTCTGCACACCAACGGCCAAGCTCTGGAATGTCACGCTCCCTGGCCATTGTAGGAACGCGCAGGTGTACTGGGCGAGTGTGGCGGGTGTCAACATTGGACTGGACTTTTTGACGTTGATTCTGCCGATCCCAGTCATTGGAAGCCTGCATCTACCACGAAAGCAGAAGATCCTGACAATGCTCGTCTTCGTCTTGGGCTTCATCGTTTGCGCTGTGTCCTGCGTGAGATTAGGAACTGTAATCGTCACGGCGGAAATGGGAGACCCTGTCATGTCCGGCATCTGGGCTATCACTTGGTCAGCAGTGGAAGCCAACGTCGGAGTCATCTGCGCCTCACTCCTTGCCCTCAAAGCATTCATCATCAAGCTCTTCCCTAAGCTAATGGAAGAGCCTCAACTCCCGAGGCATCAGATGCGGTTACCTGAGGTTGCATCTGCTTCTGCTGAGCCTATTTGGAATGCAGGTGACTCAGACGTTCCTACATTGGGTGGATCTGACAGGTCTCTCGCTGCTAGCTGGCCGCCTACGCCTAGCAGTAGATTCAGTGCGGCGCATTTGGTGTATAAGATGAGGGTGGAGAGTGTTCCGGAGCATCAGCAGGTGGAGACTACTGCGAACGAGGTCTTGGTGAGGGAGGATACGGTGGGCTTTGCGGAATTTTTGAGGCATGATTCGAGAGCAACGGATAGGGATGGGTAG
- a CDS encoding Glucosidase 2 subunit alpha yields the protein MRDVGSLSKSWTSIVFLFIALCCFITPAVTVKHENFKTCDQSGFCKRNRLFADTALATSKWESPYELERSTIKFNDGILTGIINKKIVNTDRKIRLPLKVAFYESGVARVTIDEEQRQAGKNSKIELRHDRQIRKERYNEADKWAIVGGTTVSTGAAIDKDGEKGTTKVKYGAGSKFEAIIRHSPFGVDFVRDGEVQIKFNERGLMNVEHWRKKVDKPAEEKKEGEEGEKTGDEAVVAKSDKDAAEDESTWWDESFGGNTDTKPRGPEAVALDITFPGYDFVYGLAEHASPLNLRETRGGGEGKYEQPYRMYNSDVFEYEMDSPMTLYGSIPFMQAQKKDSTVGVFWLNAAETWVDITKSSTSVNPLSMGIGSKTTTNTHWISESGLLDVFVFLGPTPQDVIGAYTELTGTTQLPQQFSIAYHQCRWNYVTDEDVKDVDRKFDKHRIPYDVIWLDVEYTDGKKYFTWDSMTFPNPLGMQKQLDEHERKLVAIIDPHIKNEGGYHVVDELKSKDLAVKNKDNNIYEGWCWPGSSYWVDCFSPAARQWWAGLFKYNKFTGSAKNLFLWNDMNEPSVFNGPETTMPKDNIHHGGWEHRDVHNLNGMTLINATYEGLLARDKEEEKHNVRPFILTRAFYSGSQRLGAMWTGDNQAEWSHLEASIPMVLSMGISGFPNAGADIGGFFGNPDKDLLTRWYQAGIWYPFMRAHAHIDTRRREPYLAGEPYTSIITQAVRLRYSLLPAWYTAFHESSVTGAPIVRPNYYVFPSDEKGFGLDDQLYLGSFGLLAKPVTKKDQPGTTVYLADKERYYDYFDFWTYEGPGEVALSSPLETIPLLMRGGHIIPRRDRPRRSSGLMKYDPITLVVVLGHSGDAEGTLYLDDGESFDHLEGAQIHRRFVYQSSTSTLMSEDLAAPGKKTKEYLKLMEKVRVEKVIIVGAPQAWKGKTEVDVSEEQGGNSAGARKAPLDFHDKEEGKAAWAVVRDPAVQVGAGWKIAFA from the exons ATGCGGGACGTCGGTAGCTTGTCCAAGAGCTGGACGAGCATTGTCTTCCTCTTCATAGCACTATGTTGTTTCATCACGCCGGCCG TGACGGTAAAGCACGAGAACTTCAAGACCTGCGATCAATCTGGCTTTTGTAAACGCAACCGGCTCTTTGCCGACACCGCCCTCGCGACATCGAAGTGGGAATCTCCTTACGAGCTAGAACGCTCAACGATCAAGTTCAACGATGGCATCTTGACTGGCATCATCAACAAGAAGATTGTCAACACCGACCGGAAGATCCGATTGCCCCTCAAGGTGGCCTTTTACGAATCTGGAGTCGCACGTGTCACAATCGACGAGGAGCAGAGACAAGCTGGTAAGAACAGCAAGATCGAGCTACGACATGATCGACAGATCCGCAAAGAGCGATACAACGAGGCTGACAAGTGGGCCATTGTTGGGGGAACTACTGTCAGCACAGGTGCAGCCATCGACAAGGATGGCGAGAAGGGCACGACAAAGGTGAAATATGGTGCAGGAAGCAAGTTCGAAGCCATCATTCGACACTCGCCCTTTGGTGTTGACTTCGTCCGCGATGGAGAGGTCCAGATCAAGTTCAACGAGCGGGGCTTGATGAACGTCGAGCACTGGCGTAAGAAGGTGGACAAGCCGGCCGAGGAGAAGAAAGAGGGCGAAGAAGGCGAGAAGACCGGCGACGAAGCAGTCGTAGCCAAGAGCGATAAAGATGCTGCTGAAGACGAGAGTACATGGTGGGATGAGTCTTTTGGTGGGAATACAGACACCAAGCCACGAGGGCCAGAAGCCGTTGCTCTCGACATTACTTTCCCAGGATATGACTTCGTCTACGGTCTGGCTGAGCACGCAAGCCCGCTGAACCTGCGGGAGACGCGTGGCGGGGGCGAAGGCAAGTACGAGCAGCCATACCGTATGTACAACAGCGATGTCTTCGAGTACGAGATGGACAGCCCAATGACGCTATACGGCTCGATTCCGTTCATGCAGGCTCAGAAGAAGGACTCGACAGTCGGTGTTTTCTGGCTGAACGCTGCGGAGACCTGGGTCGATATCACCAAGTCCTCGACATCTGTCAACCCATTGAGCATGGGTATTGGCAGCAAGACCACGACCAACACTCACTGGATCAGCGAGTCCGGCCTGCTGGACGTCTTTGTCTTCCTCGGACCAACGCCTCAGGATGTCATCGGTGCATACACTGAGCTTACTGGAACGACACAGCTGCCACAGCAATTCTCGATCGCGTATCACCAATGCAGGTGGAACTACGTGACTGACGAGGATGTCAAGGATGTGGACAGGAAGTTCGACAAGCACCGCATTCCTTACGATGTCATCTGGCTGGATGTCGAGTACACCGACGGCAAGAAGTACTTCACGTGGGACTCCATGACGTTCCCGAATCCACTTGGCATGCAGAAACAGCTGGACGAGCACGAGCGCAAGCTGGTTGCGATTATCGACCCGCATATCAAAAACGAGGGTGGCTACCATGTCGTCGATGAGCTCAAGTCGAAAGACCTGGCTGTGAAGAACAAGGACAACAACATTTACGAGGGCTGGTGCTGGCCTGGAAGCAGTTACTGGGTCGATTGCTTCAGCCCAGCCGCGCGTCAATGGTGGGCCGGCCTCTTCAAGTACAACAAGTTCACCGGCTCTGCGAAGAATCTGTTTTTGTGGAACGACATGAACGAGCCATCTGTGTTCAACGGACCCGAGACGACCATGCCAAAAGACAACATCCACCATGGCGGCTGGGAGCACAGAGATGTCCACAACCTCAACGGTATGACTCTCATCAATGCCACGTACGAGGGATTGCTCGCGCGTGACAAGGAAGAGGAGAAGCACAACGTTAGGCCTTTTATTCTCACCCGCGCATTCTATTCCGGTAGCCAGCGACTTGGTGCCATGTGGACCGGTGATAACCAAGCTGAATGGTCGCATTTGGAAGCATCGATCCCAATGGTACTCAGCATGGGTATCAGCGGCTTTCCAAACGCGGGGGCCGACATTGGTGGCTTCTTTGGTAACCCCGACAAGGATCTGCTCACGAGGTGGTACCAAGCTGGTATTTGGTATCCCTTCATGCGAGCACACGCGCACATCGATACCCGCCGCAGAGAACCGTATCTGGCTGGCGAGCCTTACACATCGATCATTACACAAGCTGTGCGCCTACGATACAGCCTACTTCCGGCATGGTACACGGCTTTCCACGAGTCATCTGTGACAGGTGCACCGATTGTGCGGCCGAACTACTACGTATTCCCCAGCGATGAGAAGGGCTTCGGGCTCGATGATCAACTGTACCTTGGCAGCTTTGGTCTCCTAGCAAAGCCAGTCACGAAGAAGGATCAACCAGGGACTACAGTCTACCTAGCCGATAAAGAGAGGTACTACGACTACTTCGACTTCTGGACGTACGAAGGTCCCGGTGAGGTGGCTCTGTCATCACCTTTGGAGACTATTCCATTGCTGATGCGTGGCGGTCACATTATTCCACGCCGAGACAGACCGAGAAGGAGTTCGGGACTGATGAAGTACGATCCGATCACGCTGGTTGTCGTACTGGGGCACTCGGGTGATGCAGAAGGCACATTGTACCTCGACGATGGAGAGAGCTTCGATCACCTAGAAGGCGCACAGATCCATCGACGATTCGTGTATCAGAGCTCAACGTCCACACTCATGAGCGAGGACTTGGCCGCACCGGGCAAGAAGACCAAGGAGTATTTGAAATTGATGGAGAAGGTCCGAGTCGAAAAGGTCATCATCGTTGGTGCTCCTCAGGCTTGGAAGGGTAAGACAGAGGTGGACGTCAGCGAAGAGCAAGGCGGTAACAGTGCAGGAGCCAGAAAAGCTCCGCTCGACTTCCACGATAAGGAAGAGGGCAAGGCGGCATGGGCTGTTGTCCGGGATCCTGCCGTGCAGGTCGGCGCAGGTTGGAAGATTGCGTTTGCGTGA
- a CDS encoding Nucleoside diphosphate kinase: MSKPPIFKCLNPKDRSYLSTVLRQKQQQEQANMTSEQTFIAVKPDGVQRGIVGEIISRFERRGFKLVAIKLITASTEHLEKHYADLSDKPFFKGLVTYMASGPICAMVWEGREVVKTGRQILGATNPLASQPGTIRGDFAIDVGRNVCHGSDAVESAQKEIALWFSKEEVQSWKSAQHEWVYEK; encoded by the exons ATGTCCAAACCACCTATCTTCAAGTGTCTCAACCCCAAAGACCGGTCATATCTAAGCACTGTACTTCGTCAGAAACAACAGCAAGAACAAGCCAATATGACTTCTGAGCAGAC CTTCATCGCTGTCAAGCCAGACGGTGTCCAG CGTGGCATCGTCGGTGAGATCATCTCCCGTTTCGAGCGCCGTGG CTTCAAGCTTGTCGCCATCAAGCTCATCACCGCCAGCACCGAGCACCTCGAGAAGCACTACGCCGACTTGAGCGACAAGCCATTCTTCAAGGGTCTCGTCACCT ACATGGCCAGCGGTCCAATCTGCGCCATGGTCTGGGAGGGCCGTGAGGTCGTCAAGACCGGCCGTCAAATCCTCGGTGCCACCAACCCACTTGCCTCGCAGCCAGGCACCATCCGTGGTGACTTCGCCATCGACGTCGGCCGCAACGTCTGCCACGGCTCCGATGCTGTCGAGTCTGCTCAGAAGGAGATTGCTCTCTGGTTCAGCAAGGAGGAGGTCCAGAGCTGGAAGTCCGCTCAGCACGAGTGGGTCTACGAGAAATAG